The following coding sequences are from one Geothrix sp. window:
- a CDS encoding HAD-IG family 5'-nucleotidase — MTAWDSAYLSAPPLTEAEDRLPPAHKLYALRTLPMGEIKAIGFDMDHTLARYRSPEIDDLAFKKSARLLVRDRGYSPWLLECDYDPDFAVRGLVLDGLRGNLLKLNRERQVVRACHGSRALSRPELEATYGRRRLSTAAKGFRNIDTLFEIPESHLYARMVDGLDGGHLKAENYLQLFQDVRWAIDTAHRNGEMKAEILEHRDFFIPRDPQLALALDRLKRSGKKLFLLTNSEWSFTDGVLGHLLDSLDEARPRWVDYFDLVVVSSRKPAFFLETPEPKPLEGHPRCFSGGHAAWLEAQLGAQGEEVLYVGDHIYGDVLRSKKNASWRTLLLVPELERELRLLEARAADLRERYRLETARRRTLRRASVLHDQWQRNRARRHVLGQRLSTEAMQALDHEATQLAASTEALQHRAEAQRLELEELTRSVEGAFNPMWGPMFRDRDELTRFADQIQQFACAYTGKVGNLYMYDPLATVYAPLPTLPHERRM, encoded by the coding sequence ATGACCGCCTGGGATTCCGCCTACCTTTCCGCGCCACCCCTGACCGAGGCGGAGGACCGCCTGCCGCCGGCGCACAAGCTGTACGCCCTGCGCACCCTGCCCATGGGGGAGATCAAGGCCATCGGCTTCGACATGGACCACACCCTGGCCCGCTACCGCAGCCCGGAGATCGACGACCTGGCCTTCAAGAAATCCGCCCGCCTGCTGGTGCGGGACCGGGGCTACTCACCCTGGCTGCTGGAGTGCGACTACGATCCGGACTTCGCGGTGCGCGGCCTGGTGCTGGACGGCCTGCGCGGCAACCTGCTGAAGCTCAACCGGGAGCGGCAGGTGGTGCGGGCCTGCCACGGCAGCCGGGCCCTCTCGCGCCCGGAGCTGGAGGCCACCTACGGCCGGCGCCGCCTGTCCACGGCGGCCAAGGGCTTCCGCAACATCGACACCCTCTTCGAGATCCCCGAGAGCCACCTCTATGCGCGGATGGTGGATGGCCTCGATGGCGGCCATCTGAAGGCCGAGAACTACCTCCAGCTCTTCCAGGACGTGCGCTGGGCCATCGACACCGCCCACCGCAACGGCGAGATGAAGGCCGAGATCCTGGAACACCGGGACTTCTTCATCCCCCGGGATCCCCAGCTGGCCCTGGCCCTGGATCGGCTCAAGCGCTCGGGCAAGAAGCTGTTCCTGCTGACCAACAGCGAGTGGAGCTTCACGGACGGCGTGCTGGGCCACCTGCTCGACAGCCTGGACGAAGCCCGTCCCCGCTGGGTGGACTACTTCGACCTGGTGGTGGTGAGCAGCCGCAAGCCCGCCTTCTTCCTGGAGACGCCGGAGCCGAAGCCCCTGGAGGGCCACCCCCGCTGCTTCAGCGGCGGCCATGCCGCCTGGCTGGAGGCCCAGCTGGGCGCCCAGGGCGAGGAGGTGCTCTACGTGGGCGACCACATCTACGGGGACGTGCTGCGCTCCAAGAAGAACGCCTCCTGGCGCACCCTGCTGCTGGTGCCCGAGCTGGAGCGGGAGCTTCGCCTGCTGGAGGCCAGGGCGGCGGACCTGCGTGAGCGGTACCGCCTGGAGACCGCCCGGCGGCGCACCCTGCGGCGGGCTTCCGTCCTGCACGACCAGTGGCAGCGGAACCGGGCGCGCCGCCACGTGCTGGGCCAGCGCCTCAGCACCGAGGCCATGCAGGCCCTGGACCACGAAGCCACCCAGCTGGCCGCCAGCACGGAGGCGCTGCAGCACCGCGCCGAGGCGCAGCGCCTCGAGCTGGAGGAGCTCACCCGCTCGGTGGAGGGCGCCTTCAACCCCATGTGGGGGCCCATGTTCCGGGACCGGGACGAGCTGACCCGCTTCGCCGACCAGATCCAGCAGTTCGCCTGCGCCTACACCGGCAAGGTCGGCAACCTCTACATGTACGATCCCCTGGCCACGGTCTACGCGCCCCTCCCCACCCTGCCCCACGAGCGGCGGATGTAG
- a CDS encoding hybrid sensor histidine kinase/response regulator produces the protein MINLLVILLSVLLQIAAAAFAIRVNRIAGRRLVWLLLSGALVLMAVRRLMVLEDLVNRGLPDHLLSYEVLGLLISAMLLAGMILVQDVFRSKAVEAARLEEARIQARAEADKLTAVMAATPIPLWISEDPACQLVHANPAASRLHLMAPATRQAQGFILRQNGRDLALDEMPLQRAARAGEQIHDLPLDLVSPDGEVRRLMFYATPLRDLEGRLHGGVCCAVDITDSRRTEEALSKAQKMESLGMLSGGIAHDFNNIFQSMTANLEMAQASVPEDSKSQGYLLRLKAGLDRASRLSRDILYSSGGDLRRPESLTLGPLVAEALDRMGLPVLRDLTGDLPVILVDPLLVSRVVEGLVTNALEADSAMGAIRVRTYMRTLTATDLSSGHWPEAIEPGLYAVLEVSDQGHGIDGAMLSRIFDPFFSTRDLGRGLGLAAALGIVRGHRGGIQVESIPDVGSVFRVHFPAPEGQVPTAAPTVVDLHARNVVLLADDELDLREVMAEMLQDWFGLEVVSAADGQEALEVFTQRPEAFDLVILDATMPRMGGVEAFRAMQALRPGLPGILCSGYALPVSRDQAIAQGFADFLKKPFTSAELEVLLDRVMGARLK, from the coding sequence TTGATCAACCTCCTGGTCATCCTCCTGTCGGTGCTGCTCCAGATCGCGGCGGCGGCGTTCGCCATCCGGGTCAACCGGATCGCCGGGCGGCGCCTGGTCTGGCTGCTCCTGTCCGGGGCCCTGGTGCTGATGGCGGTCCGGCGGCTCATGGTCCTCGAGGACCTGGTGAACCGGGGGCTGCCGGACCACCTCCTGTCCTACGAGGTGCTGGGCCTGCTGATCTCCGCCATGCTCCTCGCCGGCATGATCCTCGTCCAGGATGTCTTCCGCTCCAAGGCGGTCGAGGCCGCCCGGCTGGAGGAGGCCAGGATCCAGGCCCGGGCCGAGGCCGACAAGCTCACGGCGGTCATGGCGGCGACGCCGATCCCCCTCTGGATCTCCGAGGATCCTGCCTGCCAGCTGGTTCACGCAAATCCCGCGGCCTCCAGGCTGCATCTCATGGCTCCGGCCACCCGCCAGGCCCAGGGCTTCATCCTGCGGCAGAACGGCCGGGACCTCGCTCTGGACGAGATGCCCCTGCAGCGGGCGGCCAGGGCCGGCGAACAGATCCATGACCTGCCCCTGGACCTCGTCTCCCCCGACGGCGAGGTCCGCCGCCTGATGTTCTACGCCACCCCCCTCCGGGATCTGGAGGGGCGTCTCCACGGCGGCGTCTGCTGCGCCGTGGACATCACGGACAGCCGCCGGACCGAGGAGGCGCTCTCCAAGGCCCAGAAGATGGAGAGCCTCGGCATGCTCTCCGGGGGCATCGCCCACGACTTCAACAACATCTTCCAGTCCATGACCGCGAACCTGGAGATGGCCCAGGCCTCCGTGCCCGAGGACTCGAAGTCGCAGGGCTACCTGCTCCGGCTGAAGGCGGGCCTCGACCGGGCCTCCCGCCTCAGCCGGGACATCCTCTACAGCTCCGGCGGGGACCTGCGCCGTCCCGAATCCCTGACCCTGGGCCCCCTCGTGGCCGAGGCCCTGGATCGCATGGGCCTGCCCGTCCTCCGGGACCTCACCGGCGACCTCCCCGTGATCCTGGTGGACCCCCTGCTGGTCAGCCGCGTGGTGGAGGGGCTGGTGACCAACGCGCTGGAGGCCGACTCCGCCATGGGGGCCATCCGGGTCCGGACCTACATGCGCACCCTCACGGCCACGGACCTGTCGAGCGGACACTGGCCGGAGGCCATCGAGCCCGGCCTCTACGCGGTATTGGAGGTCTCGGACCAGGGCCATGGCATCGACGGCGCGATGCTGTCGAGGATCTTCGATCCCTTCTTCTCGACCCGCGACCTGGGGCGCGGCCTGGGCCTCGCCGCGGCCCTGGGCATCGTCCGGGGGCACCGTGGCGGCATCCAGGTGGAGAGCATCCCGGACGTGGGCAGCGTGTTCCGGGTCCACTTCCCCGCGCCGGAAGGCCAGGTCCCCACCGCGGCGCCCACCGTGGTGGATCTCCACGCCCGGAACGTGGTCCTGCTCGCCGACGACGAGCTCGATCTGCGGGAGGTCATGGCCGAGATGCTGCAGGACTGGTTCGGCCTGGAGGTGGTCTCCGCAGCGGACGGGCAGGAGGCCCTGGAGGTGTTCACCCAGCGGCCCGAGGCCTTCGACCTTGTGATCCTGGACGCCACCATGCCGCGCATGGGGGGTGTGGAGGCCTTCCGGGCCATGCAGGCCCTCCGCCCCGGCCTGCCAGGGATCCTGTGCAGCGGCTACGCCCTGCCCGTGTCCCGGGACCAGGCCATCGCCCAGGGCTTCGCGGACTTCCTCAAGAAGCCCTTCACCAGCGCCGAGCTGGAGGTCCTGCTGGACCGGGTGATGGGCGCGCGGCTGAAGTAG
- a CDS encoding DegT/DnrJ/EryC1/StrS family aminotransferase, whose translation MSYVRRPDFLPFTRPMVGEEEIAEIIDSIHSGWITTGPKSAAFEEKLKAYNGVPHCLAMSSATTAQEITMQVLHLQPGDEVITTSLTWVSTLSTVVLQGGVPVLVDIDPVTLNLDPAKLEAAITPRTKGIIPVHLTGLPCPMDAIWAIAEKHGLWVIEDAAQAMGAHYKGTKIGGDPRSIMSVYSFHPNKNMTTGEGGAIAFFNDDYESRIKRLRFHGIDRDAWKRFAKEGSPHTEVYEPARKANFMDLQAAMGLHQIGKLDGFNARRGVLFRRYLDLMKDLDEVMLPWPGDADHGHCFHLFVLRIHPEKLGLDRDAFVAALKEENIGTGIHYRPAHVHPWYRDFYAANPQHLPKDGLPYSEWSGERLMSLPLWPGLSEADQDQTVAAIKQVIAHARAGSRVQI comes from the coding sequence ATGTCCTATGTCCGCCGCCCGGACTTCCTGCCCTTCACCCGCCCCATGGTGGGCGAGGAGGAGATCGCGGAGATCATCGACTCGATCCACAGCGGCTGGATCACCACCGGGCCCAAGTCGGCGGCCTTCGAGGAGAAGCTGAAGGCCTACAACGGCGTGCCCCACTGCCTGGCCATGAGCAGCGCCACCACGGCCCAGGAGATCACCATGCAGGTGCTCCACCTGCAGCCCGGCGACGAGGTGATCACCACCTCGCTCACCTGGGTGAGCACCCTGAGCACCGTGGTGCTGCAGGGCGGCGTGCCCGTGCTGGTGGACATCGATCCGGTCACGCTGAACCTCGATCCCGCGAAGCTCGAAGCCGCCATCACGCCCCGCACCAAGGGCATCATCCCTGTCCATCTCACGGGCCTGCCCTGTCCCATGGACGCCATCTGGGCCATCGCGGAGAAGCACGGCCTCTGGGTCATCGAGGATGCGGCCCAGGCCATGGGCGCCCACTACAAGGGCACCAAGATCGGCGGCGACCCGCGCTCGATCATGAGCGTCTACAGCTTCCACCCCAACAAGAACATGACCACGGGCGAGGGCGGCGCCATCGCCTTCTTCAACGACGACTACGAGAGCCGCATCAAGCGCCTGCGCTTCCACGGCATCGACCGGGATGCCTGGAAGCGCTTCGCCAAGGAGGGCAGCCCGCACACGGAGGTGTACGAGCCCGCCCGCAAGGCCAACTTCATGGACCTCCAGGCGGCCATGGGCCTGCACCAGATCGGCAAGCTGGACGGCTTCAACGCCCGCCGCGGCGTGCTCTTCCGGCGCTACCTGGACCTGATGAAGGACCTGGACGAGGTGATGCTGCCCTGGCCCGGTGACGCCGACCACGGCCACTGCTTCCACCTCTTCGTGCTGCGCATCCACCCCGAGAAGCTGGGTCTGGATCGCGACGCCTTCGTGGCGGCCCTCAAGGAGGAGAACATCGGCACGGGCATCCACTACCGCCCGGCCCACGTCCACCCCTGGTACCGGGACTTCTACGCGGCGAACCCGCAGCACCTGCCCAAGGATGGCCTGCCCTACAGCGAGTGGAGCGGCGAACGCCTCATGAGCCTGCCCCTGTGGCCGGGCCTCAGCGAGGCCGACCAGGACCAGACCGTGGCGGCCATCAAGCAGGTGATCGCCCACGCCAGGGCCGGGAGCCGCGTCCAGATCTGA
- a CDS encoding DsbA family protein: protein MPRRLSPGLAALLAFAAQVPGLQAQQAAPPRRKPAAPPLQSQIDALREGQEKLQRDLDELKALLKAQPARMESPAIPKPQDLITLNVGGEPFKGSALARVAILEYSDFDCSYCAKYATEVYPLLDHLYIQGGKVKYFFRDMPGQDHLNALFKARVARCAGDQDRFWEAHDLLFKDQRPFDAPGLARFAESLGLDGAQFNACVASDRHLDAINRSAMGAARLRLRGTPAFLIGMLSEDGTILRATRVIMGGDSLDAFRTVLDDMLKADASKPGAGQPAS, encoded by the coding sequence ATGCCCCGTCGCCTCAGCCCCGGACTCGCCGCCCTCCTCGCCTTCGCCGCCCAGGTTCCGGGCCTGCAGGCTCAGCAGGCCGCCCCGCCCCGGCGGAAACCAGCGGCACCTCCCCTGCAGTCCCAGATCGATGCCCTGCGGGAAGGCCAGGAGAAACTGCAGAGGGATCTGGATGAGCTCAAGGCCCTGCTGAAGGCGCAGCCCGCGAGGATGGAATCCCCGGCCATCCCGAAGCCCCAGGACCTGATCACCTTGAATGTCGGCGGTGAGCCGTTCAAGGGGAGCGCCCTCGCCCGGGTGGCCATCCTGGAGTACTCGGACTTCGACTGCTCCTACTGTGCGAAGTACGCCACCGAGGTCTACCCGCTGCTCGACCACCTCTACATCCAGGGCGGCAAGGTGAAGTACTTCTTCCGGGACATGCCGGGCCAGGACCACCTGAACGCCCTGTTCAAGGCCAGGGTCGCGCGCTGTGCGGGCGACCAGGACAGGTTCTGGGAGGCCCATGACCTCCTCTTCAAGGACCAGCGCCCCTTCGACGCACCGGGCCTGGCGCGGTTCGCCGAGTCCCTGGGCCTGGACGGGGCCCAGTTCAACGCCTGCGTCGCCAGCGACCGCCACCTCGACGCCATCAACCGCAGCGCGATGGGCGCCGCCCGCCTGCGGCTCCGGGGGACGCCGGCCTTCCTCATCGGGATGCTGAGCGAGGACGGGACCATCCTGCGGGCGACCCGGGTCATCATGGGCGGAGACTCCCTCGACGCCTTCCGCACGGTCCTGGACGACATGCTCAAGGCTGATGCGTCCAAGCCCGGGGCCGGCCAGCCAGCTTCGTGA